The Leclercia adecarboxylata region CCGGGGATTTCCCCCCCAGCTCCATGGAGTATTTTTTCAGGCCCGCGCTCTGCATGATGCGTCGTCCGGTGGCGGTGCCGCCGGTGAACGACACCGCGCGCACGTCGTGATGGCGCACCAGCGCGTCGCCCGCCGTCGCGCCATAGCCCTGCACCACGTTCAGCACCCCCGCCGGAATGCCCGCCTCCAGCGCCAGCTCCCCCAGACGGTCGGCGGTCAGCGGGGAGAGTTCAGACATCTTCAGCACCGCGGTGTTGCCTAAGGCCAGACAGGGAGCCACCTTCCAGGTGGCGGTCATAAAGGGCACGTTCCACGGCGACACCAGGGCGCAAACCCCCACGGGCTGTACCAGGGTGTAGTTCAGCATCTTGTCGTCGACCGGGTAGGTCTTGCCGTTCATCTGCTGGCACACTTCGGCAAAGAATTCGAAGTTATGTGAAGCGCGCGGGATCAGCACGTTTTTGGTCTGGTGGATTGGCAGGCCGGTGTCCGCGGTTTCCATGGCGGCGATCTCCGGCACGTTCTGGTCGATCAGATCTCCCAGACGGCGCATCAGGCGCGCGCGCTCTTTCATCGGCAGGTTGGCCCATTTCGGGAAGGCCGCTTTCGCCGCCTCTACCGCCTGATTGATCTCGGCTTCGCCGCCGGAGGCCACTTCCGCCAGCACCTCCCCGGTGGCCGGGTTGGTGGTGTGGAAAGTGTCGTTACCCGCTACGTTTTTACCGTTGATCCAGTGGTTAATCTTTTTCATTACCTTGTCTCCTCGCTGACAATCCGGTTGACCAGACGGCCAACGCCTTCCACTTCCACCACCACGTCGTCCCCCGGGCGCACGTCGGCCAGCCCTTTCGGCGTGCCGGTGGCGATCATGTCCCCCGGTTGCAGGGTCATAAATTCGCTCAAGTACGCGATCAGGAACGGGATGCTGAAGATCAGATCCCGGGTGCTGCCCTGCTGGCGCAGCTCGCCGTTCACCCAGGTGCGCAGGGTGAGGTTGTGCGGGTCGGCAATCGCCGATTTATCCACGATATCCGGGCCGATGGGCGTCAGGCCGTCGCGGCTTTTTACCCGCAGGTTAGGGCGGTAGTAGTTCTCCAGATAGTCGCGGATCGCGTAGTCGTTGCAGACCGTGTAGCCCGCCACATAGTCCATGGCGTCGGCTTCGGTAACATTGCGGGCGGTTTTGCCAATCACCACCACCAGCTCGGCTTCGTAGTGCATGTACTCCACGTTGTCCGGGCGCACGGAGGTCTGGTTGTGTTCGTTAAAGGTGTTCGGCGCCTTGATAAACACCAGCGGCTCGGTAGGCGGCTTGAAGTCCAGCTCGCTGGCGTGATCGGCGTAGTTCAGCCCCAGCGCAAACAGAGTGCCGCTGGTGGAGAGCGGCCAGGCAAAGGTGCGGTTTTTCGGCAGCTCGCGGGCGTGAATTACGCTGTTTTCCAGCGTCGGCAGGCCGGCGGCCAGCACGCGTACGCTATCGCCGGGGTTCAGGGCCACACGAGACTGCGGGGTGCCCAGCAGAATGGCGTCGCCGGGATTCAGGGTGGCGAAGGCGCTCAGCTCGCTCAGCAGGGTGGCGGCGTTACGCTGCAGATCGGCGGTGTTCCAGCGATCCACCTCCCGGCCGTTGATCTCGGTGGTGATGGTCAGGTTATCGACGCTGTTTATCGCCGCCATCTCGCCCAGCGGGCAAAACCCGTCCCGACATTTGGCTTTAATCGCCGGGCGGTAGAAGCTCTCTTCCGGCAGGCTCACCTCGTTCGCGAGAGCATACCCGGCGATGTATTCCGCCGCCTCTTCCGGGCTTATTTTGCTCGCGGTTTTGCCCACAATCAGTGCCACGGTCGCGCCGCTCAGCACCTGTTCCCCTTCCGGATGCGGGATGGCATCGCCGGAGCGGATCAGGGTATTGCGGGGTTTGATAAACCAGACGGCGGTTTTCGGCGGCGTGTTGTAAGGGGGCTGGTTAAATGCGTCGCGCCAGGCGTCGAGCTGGCTGCGGTGATTGAGTGCCACCGCGAAAACAGTACCTTTCATTCCTTTCTCCTCTGGCCCGCGTACCGGGTTTTGAGTTCATTAATATATTAATGATTAGGTTTTAGCTCCTCGCTGTGCGTTTGGCAAACAGAAGTAAATAATTTGTGATAGTGATAACAATAAATTTACACTGACTTATAATTAATGATATAAATCAGCTGGTTAATATTTTAATGTGATATCTGTTAAACTTTTCAGTCGCGCCGATGGCGTGCAGATGCAGCGTTATGCGTTGATTATTTCGTTATTAATGATGTTGAGGTGGGAGCGCCATGCACGATTCGTTAACTATCGCACTACTCCAGGCGCGGGAAACCGCGATGACCTTTTTTCGCCCGATTATCAAGCAGCAGAATCTGACGGAGCAGCAGTGGCGGATCGTGCGCGTGCTGGCGGAAAACCCGTCGATGGACTTTCACGATCTGGCGTTTCGCACCTGCATTCTGCGCCCGAGCCTGACCGGCATTCTCACGCGGATGGAGCGTGACGGGCTGGTGCTGCGCTTAAAGCCGCTTAACGACCAGCGCAAGCTGTACGTGTCGCTCACTAAAGAGGGGAACGCGCTGTATGAACGCGCCCAGGCGCAGGTGGAGGAGGCCTATCAGCGGATTGAAGCGCAATACACGCCGGAGAAAATGCAGCAGCTGACGGCGCTGCTGCAGGAATTTATTGCGCTGGGGGAGGGGGCGGTTACGCCAGAAGAAGAGGAGTAACGCCTGTCAGAACAGGGTTTCCAGCTCTGCCAGCACGTTGTACTCGTCATCCACCAGCAGCAGCGTTTTCCACTTATCAAAGGTCAGACACGGATGAGACGTGCCGAACACCAGAATATCGCCAACCTGTACGTCACTGCCCGGGCTAAGGTGCAGCATGCAGTGCTGATCCATGATCCCTGTGCTTGCGATCCCCTCCGCCGACAGCTGCGCGCCGTGACGATAACGGGCGATGGGCTGCGGCAGACCGGCATCAAAGGCGCAGTCGCGTTTGCCGAAATTGACCACCGCGCGGTCCGCTTCCGGTACCGACTGGACCATCGCGACCAGCTCCAGCGCCGAGGTTAAATCACCGCCCAGATCGCAGGCGATCGGATCCCGGGCGATCAGCGCCTGCTGGGCGTCGTCGTAGATCCCCCGGTCGTGAGTGATATAGCAGCCAGGGCGGATAACGATCCGGCACTGGGCAGGTTTTTCCGCCGCCAGCCAGATGTTACACACCACGTCATACCACACCGTCCCCGCCCCGGTGAGGATAAACTCGCCTTTTACCAGCGGCGCCATCCGGCAGGCGAGTTCAGCGGCCTTGCGCAGCAGGGCTTCCACCTGCGGCTGCGGATCGTCGCCGTGTAACACCCCTTCGTACAGCTCGAGTCCGCGCAGCTTCAGGCCTGGCAGGTCAGCAACCGCCTGGGCCAGAGCCAGAGCGTCGTCGGTGCTGCGACAGCCGCAGCGCCCGCCGGCAACACCCAGTTCAATCAGTACGTCCAGCGTTTGCTGGCGTTCGGCGAAAAATGCCGACAGGACGCGGGCATTAGCGAGGCTATCCACGCAGCAGATGAAATCCGCCGCCCGGTAATGGGCTTTGAGCTGCGATACCACCTGCATATTGGCCTTACCGACCAGTTGATTGACCATCAGCACCCGGCTTACGCCGCTGGCCATGGCTGCGCTGGCCTGCCAGGCGCTGCCTACGCCGATCCCCCACGCCCCGGCCCGCTGCTGCGCCTGAAAAATCCACGGCGTCATTGTCGTTTTGCCATGGGGTGCCAGCGAAACACCGCGTGCGTCAGCGTAGCGCTGCATCCAGGCGATATTATTTTCCAGCGCCGTTTTTTTCAGCAGGGCGGCGGGAAGGCAAACGTCCTCTGCCAGCAGGTTGGCGGGGGAGGACATCAGCGCGGCTTTGTGTGGAATAAGCGTTTCTGAATGGTATTTCATAACATTATCCTTGCAGGGTTTATGTGCGGATTAAGGCTGAGTATCATTTTTAATATGTTGATATATAAGGTTTTTATAAAATTATGTTATCCAGTGTGAATAAAAGTATCACAAAACGATCTGGTTTTTGCGTAGTTTTCCACTGTTTTTCCGCCTTGTAAATGGTTAACTTGTCGTCAGAGTTGAAAGGGAGTATTGCGATGAAAGTTGACTGGCTTTTCAAAAACGTCACGGTAATCGACGGCAGCGGCGGACCACAGTTTCGCGGCGACGTTGCGGTACAGGGTGACCGTATTGTGGCTATCGCCCCCGGGCTGGATCTGGCCGCGGAGCAGGTGATTGAGGGGCAGGGCCGCGTGCTGGCGCCGGGCTTTATTGATGTGCACACCCATGACGATATTAACGTCATCCGTATGCCGGAATATTTGCCCAAGCTGAGCCAGGGGATCACCACGGTGATTGTCGGCAACTGCGGGATCAGCGCCGCCACGGCGACCCTGCGCGATGGCGTACCGGACCCGATGAATCTGCTGGGGGAGCAGGATCAGTTTATCTATCCCACGGTAGAGGCGTACGCCCACGCGGTGGAGGCGGCAAAACCGGCGCTGAACGTCGGAACCCTGATTGGCCACACCGCGCTGCGTAATAACCACATGAACGATCTGTTTCGCCCGGCAACCGAGGCCGAAATTGCCGGCATGCGCGGGCAACTGCGCGAGGCGCTGCGCCAGGGCGCGCTGGGGCTGAGCACCGGTCTGGCCTATGCCAGCGCGTTTCAGTCCACTACCGAAGAGGTGATGGCTCTGGCGGAAGAGCTGGCGGCAGAGAAGGGGATCTACACCACCCACCTGCGCTCGGAGTTTGAACCGATCCTGGAGGCCCTCGACGAGGCGTTTCGCATCGGTCGCCACGGCAAGGTGCCTGTCGTGGTGTCGCACCATAAATGCGCCGGGGCGAAAAACTGGGGTCGCACGAAGGAAACCCTGGCCTTCTTCGATGAGATGCGCCAGCGTCAGGAGATCGCCTGCGACTGTTACCCCTATTCCGCCAGCTCCTCGACGCTGGATCTGAAACAGGTCACTGACGAGTTCGATATCGTCATCACCTGGTCTGAATCCCGGCCGGACCAGGCCGGGAAAACGCTGCAGCAAATCGCCGACGGCTGGCAGGTAAGCCTGCATGAGGCGGCGACGCGGCTGATGCCCGCGGGGGCGATCTACTACAACATGGACGAGCAGGACGTGCGGCGGGTGTTGCGTTATCCGGTGACGATGATCGGCTCCGATGGCCTGCCGAACGATCCGATGCCGCATCCTCGCCTGTGGGGCGCTTTCCCGCGGGTATTGGGCCACTACAGCCGGGATGAACAGCTGTTTTCGCTGACCACCGCCATTCACAAAATGACCGGGCTGTCGGCGGCGCGTTTCCAGCTGGCAGATCGTGGCCTGGTGAAGGTGGGCTACTTCGCCGATCTGGTGTTGTTTGACCCGCAGACGGTGCGCGATGTCGCCACCTTCTCCGATCCGAAACAACCGGCGGAGGGCATTGAGGCGGTGATGGTGAACGGCGTAATGAGCTACGGCAGCGACAAAAAAATTACCGGGCGCGCAGGGCGTTTCCTGCGCCGCCAGATGAACGAAGGAGTGAAGAATGAGCATTAAACGATATGGTGTGGAAGGCGGAACCGGCACCGGTGGACAGCATTTGCCCTTTGCCCGCGCGGTAGAAGCCGGGGGCTGGCTGTACGTCTCCGGCCAGACGCCAATGAAAAATGGCGAAGTGGTGGAGGGGGGCATTGTCGACCAGTCGCGTCTGGCGATCCAGAACTGCGTCGATATCATGACCGAAGCGGGTTATACCCTGGCGGATGTGGTTCACGTCAAAGTTATCCTGACCGATTCGCGCTATTTCCAGTCGTTCAACAAAGTGTTCCGCGAATTCTTTGGCGAGCATCCGCCTGCGCGTATTTGCTGTGTGGCCGATCTGGTGGTGGATTGCAAAGTGGAAGTGGATGTCACCTGTTATAACGCCAGTCGCGTGTAAATAATTAAATATAAATATGATTTTTGAGCGCTGAAATAATTCAGCGCTCCGTAACTGCTTACCTTTTATTCCCTCAACTGGCAGGATGTGAAATATGAACAGTCATGTCTTTTTAGTCGGCTTTATTCTCTATGCGTTGGCGATGATCTGGTTAGGTTGGTACGTTTCACGTCATCAAAAAAGCGGTGAAGATTTTTTACTGGGCGGCCGCTCTCTGCCGCTGTTTTTAACCCTGGGCTCAACGGTTGCGACCATGGTCGGCACCGGTTCAAGCATGGGCGCCGTGGGCTTTGGCTACAGCAACGGCTGGGCCGGAATGCTGTATGGCGTTGGCGGGGCGATCGGTATATTACTGGTCGCCTGGCTTTTTGCTCCGGTCCGAAAGTTACGTTTTATGACCATGAGCGAAGAACTTTCTTATTATACCGGGGGCAGCCATTTAATTAAAAATATCGTTGGCATAATGATATTTGTTGCCTCCATTGGCTGGCTCGGAGCGCATATTCTTGGCGGGAGTATGTATCTCTCCTGGGCAACGGGAATTAATCTGACGCTGGCGAAGATTATTATTTCTTTGGCCTTCGCGATCTATGTGATTATCGGGGGTTACTCTGCAGTGGTCTGGACCGATACTATCCAGGCGTTAATCCTGTTCTTCGGTTTTATTCTGATGGCGATCCTGGCCGTGGTGCACGTGGGCGGCTGGGATGCCATTGTCCAGGCCATGGACCCGAAAGCGATGAGCCTGTTTGCGATTGATAAACTCGGGGCGATCCCGGCCCTGTCGCTGGCGATGGTGATTTGCGTTGGCGTGCTGGCGACCCCCTCTTACCGTCAACGCATCTACTCCGGGAAAGACGTCTCGTCGGTGCGCCGTTCGTTTATTTACACCGGCGTGCTGTATCTGTTCTTCTCCGTGTTACCGGCGATTATCGGCATGGCGGCGTGGACCATGAATCCGAACCTTGCCAACAGTAACTACGCCTTCCTGTTCGCGACCAGCTTCTTACCGGCCATTCTCGGGCTGGTGGTGCTGATTGCCGGGCTTTCCGCCACCATGTCCTCGGCCAGCTCCGATGCGATAGCCGCGGTTGCCATCATGATGCGCGACGTTTATACCCTGGTCACCGGGAAAATGCCGCCAGAGCACAAAGCCATTACCCTGTCCCGCTGGATGCTGGCGTTCGT contains the following coding sequences:
- the hpaE gene encoding 5-carboxymethyl-2-hydroxymuconate semialdehyde dehydrogenase encodes the protein MKKINHWINGKNVAGNDTFHTTNPATGEVLAEVASGGEAEINQAVEAAKAAFPKWANLPMKERARLMRRLGDLIDQNVPEIAAMETADTGLPIHQTKNVLIPRASHNFEFFAEVCQQMNGKTYPVDDKMLNYTLVQPVGVCALVSPWNVPFMTATWKVAPCLALGNTAVLKMSELSPLTADRLGELALEAGIPAGVLNVVQGYGATAGDALVRHHDVRAVSFTGGTATGRRIMQSAGLKKYSMELGGKSPVLVFEDADIERALDAALFTIFSINGERCTAGSRIFIQQSIYPEFVKRFAERANRLRVGDPTDPNTQIGALISQQHWEKVSGYIRLGIEEGATLLAGGPDKPADLPAHLKGGHFLRPTVLADVDNRMRVAQEEIFGPVACLLPFKDEAEGLRLANDVEYGLASYIWTQDVSKVLRLARNIEAGMVFVNTQNVRDLRQPFGGVKASGTGREGGEYSFEVFAEMKNVCISMGDHPIPKWGV
- the hpaG gene encoding 4-hydroxyphenylacetate degradation bifunctional isomerase/decarboxylase, whose protein sequence is MKGTVFAVALNHRSQLDAWRDAFNQPPYNTPPKTAVWFIKPRNTLIRSGDAIPHPEGEQVLSGATVALIVGKTASKISPEEAAEYIAGYALANEVSLPEESFYRPAIKAKCRDGFCPLGEMAAINSVDNLTITTEINGREVDRWNTADLQRNAATLLSELSAFATLNPGDAILLGTPQSRVALNPGDSVRVLAAGLPTLENSVIHARELPKNRTFAWPLSTSGTLFALGLNYADHASELDFKPPTEPLVFIKAPNTFNEHNQTSVRPDNVEYMHYEAELVVVIGKTARNVTEADAMDYVAGYTVCNDYAIRDYLENYYRPNLRVKSRDGLTPIGPDIVDKSAIADPHNLTLRTWVNGELRQQGSTRDLIFSIPFLIAYLSEFMTLQPGDMIATGTPKGLADVRPGDDVVVEVEGVGRLVNRIVSEETR
- the hpaR gene encoding homoprotocatechuate degradation operon regulator HpaR; translated protein: MHDSLTIALLQARETAMTFFRPIIKQQNLTEQQWRIVRVLAENPSMDFHDLAFRTCILRPSLTGILTRMERDGLVLRLKPLNDQRKLYVSLTKEGNALYERAQAQVEEAYQRIEAQYTPEKMQQLTALLQEFIALGEGAVTPEEEE
- a CDS encoding amino acid deaminase, with the translated sequence MKYHSETLIPHKAALMSSPANLLAEDVCLPAALLKKTALENNIAWMQRYADARGVSLAPHGKTTMTPWIFQAQQRAGAWGIGVGSAWQASAAMASGVSRVLMVNQLVGKANMQVVSQLKAHYRAADFICCVDSLANARVLSAFFAERQQTLDVLIELGVAGGRCGCRSTDDALALAQAVADLPGLKLRGLELYEGVLHGDDPQPQVEALLRKAAELACRMAPLVKGEFILTGAGTVWYDVVCNIWLAAEKPAQCRIVIRPGCYITHDRGIYDDAQQALIARDPIACDLGGDLTSALELVAMVQSVPEADRAVVNFGKRDCAFDAGLPQPIARYRHGAQLSAEGIASTGIMDQHCMLHLSPGSDVQVGDILVFGTSHPCLTFDKWKTLLLVDDEYNVLAELETLF
- a CDS encoding N-acyl-D-amino-acid deacylase family protein — encoded protein: MKVDWLFKNVTVIDGSGGPQFRGDVAVQGDRIVAIAPGLDLAAEQVIEGQGRVLAPGFIDVHTHDDINVIRMPEYLPKLSQGITTVIVGNCGISAATATLRDGVPDPMNLLGEQDQFIYPTVEAYAHAVEAAKPALNVGTLIGHTALRNNHMNDLFRPATEAEIAGMRGQLREALRQGALGLSTGLAYASAFQSTTEEVMALAEELAAEKGIYTTHLRSEFEPILEALDEAFRIGRHGKVPVVVSHHKCAGAKNWGRTKETLAFFDEMRQRQEIACDCYPYSASSSTLDLKQVTDEFDIVITWSESRPDQAGKTLQQIADGWQVSLHEAATRLMPAGAIYYNMDEQDVRRVLRYPVTMIGSDGLPNDPMPHPRLWGAFPRVLGHYSRDEQLFSLTTAIHKMTGLSAARFQLADRGLVKVGYFADLVLFDPQTVRDVATFSDPKQPAEGIEAVMVNGVMSYGSDKKITGRAGRFLRRQMNEGVKNEH
- a CDS encoding RidA family protein, with translation MSIKRYGVEGGTGTGGQHLPFARAVEAGGWLYVSGQTPMKNGEVVEGGIVDQSRLAIQNCVDIMTEAGYTLADVVHVKVILTDSRYFQSFNKVFREFFGEHPPARICCVADLVVDCKVEVDVTCYNASRV
- a CDS encoding sodium:solute symporter family protein, with amino-acid sequence MNSHVFLVGFILYALAMIWLGWYVSRHQKSGEDFLLGGRSLPLFLTLGSTVATMVGTGSSMGAVGFGYSNGWAGMLYGVGGAIGILLVAWLFAPVRKLRFMTMSEELSYYTGGSHLIKNIVGIMIFVASIGWLGAHILGGSMYLSWATGINLTLAKIIISLAFAIYVIIGGYSAVVWTDTIQALILFFGFILMAILAVVHVGGWDAIVQAMDPKAMSLFAIDKLGAIPALSLAMVICVGVLATPSYRQRIYSGKDVSSVRRSFIYTGVLYLFFSVLPAIIGMAAWTMNPNLANSNYAFLFATSFLPAILGLVVLIAGLSATMSSASSDAIAAVAIMMRDVYTLVTGKMPPEHKAITLSRWMLAFVIGLALICALTSNDIISYITKMISMLMSGLFVCSILGRFWLRFNWQGALTALLSGMLVSIVILVKGDWLAYWGNPCIPSVLGSLVSSVFVTLMTPASKISRQQALEMITREREGQAVPAKTISTAQVSGEAR